A DNA window from Lachancea thermotolerans CBS 6340 chromosome G complete sequence contains the following coding sequences:
- the BFR2 gene encoding rRNA-processing protein BFR2 (similar to uniprot|Q66RD8 Saccharomyces cerevisiae YDR299W BFR2 Essential protein possibly involved in secretion multicopy suppressor of sensitivity to Brefeldin A), whose product MAKSISDQIAAIANEPAVPDYDIEDEDVFQHREHSGDELSESEDDTQAKSHYVSVGKSRLRDQGIALKDEKYSGQKGSRKALSEGQSEGESEVDSESEIESESESEIETENKRRGSEPADESDGSSNSESDGKSDDGGDSESSEDSADEGVSADQGDERRRRLAALVQRDARDAVARLSDTTRRDAAKGLAVLQQTREFDRILDARIKLQKAVAAANRLPVSAQAWDGHLRESETNAALLSETMRLLEKVLAQTLDFRAELQDAAPTGSDAAATRKRTFSDLCEDSRGLDAKLREFRVAVLSKWSQRVAAASGQSVLAASKFKAIHQPAHVQVETQLADMPRLLRRTALNRRDVAPLGQSEHNIAGGGDVSNDTPAISDGPEPDIPRDFDANARRGRTADTTTDSYVFDDEDFYRVLLNDLVDKKVAGASGDSAVAITSRATANKKLHKNVDTKASKGRKLNFTVQEPIANYEAPANGGLRWSDEQIDEFCAGLLGQRVSFAEDEKEEDRDATEETADGELLQADGIRLFG is encoded by the coding sequence ATGGCGAAGTCTATTTCGGACCAGATCGCTGCGATAGCGAACGAGCCGGCAGTTCCGGACTATGATatcgaagatgaagacgtATTTCAGCACCGTGAGCACAGTGGAGACGAGCTAAGTGAGTCTGAGGACGACACACAGGCCAAGTCACACTATGTCTCGGTGGGCAAATCACGGCTGCGGGATCAGGGCATCGCGCTTAAAGATGAGAAGTACTCGGGCCAAAAGGGTTCACGTAAGGCACTGAGTGAAGGCCAGAGTGAAGGCGAGAGCGAGGTCGATAGCGAAAGTGAGATTGAGAGCGAGAGCGAAAGCGAGATCGAaactgaaaacaaaaggaGAGGTAGCGAGCCTGCAGATGAGAGTGATGGCTCCAGCAACAGCGAAAGCGACGGTAAAAGCGATGATGGCGGGGATAGCGAAAGCAGCGAAGATAGCGCGGATGAGGGCGTTTCTGCCGATCAGGGCGACGAACGGCGCCGCCGTCTCGCCGCGCTGGTCCAGCGCGACGCTCGCGACGCCGTGGCAAGACTCTCAGACACCACCCGTCGGGACGCCGCCAAAGGTCTTGCCGTACTCCAGCAGACACGTGAGTTCGATCGCATCCTTGACGCCCGTATCAAGCTACAGAAGGCCGTTGCCGCCGCGAACCGCCTGCCGGTCTCAGCCCAGGCCTGGGACGGCCATCTGCGCGAGTCTGAGACAAACGCTGCTCTACTGTCCGAGACCATGCGcctgcttgaaaaggtgCTGGCACAGACCCTCGACTTTCGCGCCGAGCTGCAAGATGCCGCGCCCACGGGAAGCGATGCCGCAGCCACCCGCAAGCGCACTTTTTCAGATCTGTGCGAAGACTCGCGCGGCCTCGACGCGAAGCTGCGCGAGTTCCGCGTCGCTGTTCTCAGCAAGTGGTCTCAGCGTGTCGCAGCCGCGTCAGGCCAATCTGTCCTCGCCGCGTCTAAGTTCAAGGCCATCCACCAGCCTGCCCACGTCCAAGTTGAGACTCAATTAGCCGATATGCCACGTCTGCTGAGACGTACTGCTCTCAACCGTCGCGACGTCGCCCCGCTAGGCCAGTCAGAGCATAACATTGCTGGCGGCGGAGACGTATCAAACGATACGCCAGCTATAAGTGACGGACCAGAGCCCGATATCCCACGTGATTTCGATGCGAACGCACGTCGTGGACGCACTGCCGACACAACCACTGACTCCTACGTGTTCGATGACGAGGACTTCTACCGTGTTCTGCTTAATGACCTCGTGGATAAGAAGGTTGCGGGCGCCAGTGGCGATAGCGCGGTTGCTATAACATCACGTGCTACtgccaacaagaagctgcacAAGAACGTCGACACAAAGGCATCCAAGGGCCGTAAGCTAAACTTCACAGTGCAGGAACCGATTGCCAACTACGAGGCGCCAGCAAATGGGGGACTGCGGTGGTCGGACGAGCAGATTGACGAGTTCTGCGCAGGGCTGCTTGGCCAGCGCGTGAGTTTCGCAGAGGatgaaaaggaagaagaccGCGACGCTACTGAAGAAACGGCGGATGGTGAGTTGTTGCAAGCAGACGGTATTCGTCTCTTCGGTTGA
- the ATP5 gene encoding F1F0 ATP synthase subunit 5 (similar to uniprot|P09457 Saccharomyces cerevisiae YDR298C ATP5 Subunit 5 of the stator stalk of mitochondrial F1F0 ATP synthase which is a large evolutionarily conserved enzyme complex required for ATP synthesis homologous to bovine subunit OSCP (oligomycin sensitivity-conferring protein)), with protein sequence MFSKLFTRSLATASKSVKPPIQLFGLDGTYATALFTAAAKTTSVEAASKSLSQLTETVTKDSKLTSILANPALSANDRAIVVDTLAKSQPNIDQSVANLLKVLGENNRLSLFPDVSIQFTKLTDAYNGLIQATVTTAQPLDSKLFKRVEKALAGSKLVGQGKTLKLENVVDPEIQGGLIVEVADRTVDLSISSKINKLNQLLKEAV encoded by the coding sequence ATGTTTAGCAAACTATTCACCCGCTCCCTGGCCACTGCCTCTAAGTCCGTCAAGCCCCCCATTCAATTGTTCGGCTTGGACGGCACCTACGCGACCGCGTTGTTCACGGCCGCTGCCAAGACCACGTCCGTAGAGGCCGCGTCCAAATCGCTGTCTCAACTTACTGAGACAGTTACCAAGGACTCAAAGCTCACCAGCATCCTTGCCAACCCAGCTCTCTCTGCCAACGACAGGGCGATTGTTGTTGACACTCTCGCGAAGTCCCAGCCAAACATTGACCAGTCCGTTGCCAACCTGTTGAAGGTTCTCGGCGAGAACAACAGACTCTCCCTCTTCCCTGACGTCAGCATCCAGTTCACCAAGCTGACCGACGCCTACAACGGTCTAATCCAGGCTACCGTCACCACGGCCCAGCCCCTGGactccaagctcttcaagagagTCGAAAAGGCGCTGGCGGGTTCCAAGCTTGTGGGCCAGGGCAAGACCCTGAAGCTCGAGAATGTGGTCGACCCAGAAATCCAGGGTGGCCTTATTGTTGAGGTTGCGGACAGAACCGTTGACCTGTCTATCTCctccaagatcaacaagcttaACCAGCTGCTGAAGGAAGCTGTCTAA
- the SUR2 gene encoding sphingosine hydroxylase (similar to uniprot|P38992 Saccharomyces cerevisiae YDR297W SUR2 Sphingosine hydroxylase has a role in sphingolipid metabolism catalyses the conversion of sphinganine to phytosphingosine), translating to MDMTNATYLGFSGQKGSFSFMDSDVAPEVTIRPKESLLPWLSDGCLSLALPVIAYWSFSMMFHAIDTLRLAEQFRIHPSQEVASRNKAGRMEVLREVLFQHFLQTVTGGLLVYFDPEPTTGFEARAMWEWKRALPFWVPNQAIYYGYMYGISLIKVFVGFCIIDSWQYWLHRLMHNNKTLYKMYHSRHHRLYVPYAYGALYNSPAEGFLLDTLGTGIAAIVTKLTHREQIALFTFATLKTVDDHCGYALPWDPFQWIFPNNAVYHDIHHQQFGIKTNFAQPFFTLWDQLCGTKFHGLEQYEKAQRRITIDKYKEFLKEREAEKQAKIDQGFGNKKDN from the coding sequence ATGGACATGACAAACGCAACGTATCTGGGATTCAGTGGCCAGAAAGGGAGCTTTTCGTTCATGGATTCGGACGTTGCTCCTGAGGTCACAATAAGGCCTAAAGAATCACTGCTTCCCTGGCTTTCAGATGGCTGCTtgtcgctggcgctgccGGTCATCGCGTATTGGAGTTTCTCCATGATGTTCCACGCGATCGATACGCTACGGCTGGCTGAGCAGTTTCGTATTCATCCCTCGCAAGAGGTTGCGTCGCGCAACAAGGCGGGCAGGATGGAGGTCTTGCGCGAGGTGTTGTTCCAACACTTCTTGCAGACAGTCACAGGCGGACTGCTTGTGTATTTCGACCCCGAGCCCACTACAGGGTTTGAGGCGCGTGCGATGTGGGAGTGGAAGCGCGCACTGCCCTTCTGGGTGCCCAACCAGGCCATTTACTACGGATACATGTACGGCATCTCGTTGATTAAGGTTTTTGTTGGCTTCTGCATCATTGATTCATGGCAGTACTGGCTGCACCGGTTGATGCACAACAACAAGACTCTGTACAAGATGTATCACTCGAGACATCACAGGCTGTACGTTCCATATGCGTATGGTGCGCTTTATAACTCTCCTGCAGAGGGATTTTTGCTGGACACCTTAGGGACCGGTATCGCAGCGATAGTTACCAAGTTGACACACAGAGAGCAGATTGCGCTTTTCACATTTGCGACTTTGAAGACGGTTGATGACCACTGCGGATACGCACTACCCTGGGATCCCTTTCAGTGGATCTTCCCCAACAACGCGGTCTACCACGACATTCATCACCAACAGTTTGGGATTAAGACAAACTTTGCGCAACCTTTCTTCACGCTATGGGACCAGTTGTGTGGCACTAAGTTCCACGGCCTGGAGCAGTACGAGAAGGCCCAGAGACGCATTACGATTGACAAATACAAggagtttttgaaggaaaGGGAGGCAGAAAAGCAGGCCAAAATAGACCAGGGCTTTGgaaacaagaaagataACTAA
- the MHR1 gene encoding mitochondrial 54S ribosomal protein mL67 (similar to uniprot|Q06630 Saccharomyces cerevisiae YDR296W MHR1 Protein involved in homologous recombination in mitochondria and in transcription regulation in nucleus binds to activation domains of acidic activators required for recombination-dependent mtDNA partitioning), whose amino-acid sequence MVAPARFRTAQWLKKAGFAPQVFLFRNLESGQVIYSQVPVFNQHQIDALFQRPDWANKKPSTRRDIWRCMAVVDLRSYEEGVHVYQNLCRLRYLRDVTQVKKADALRKKNEDGHVWYSAQYRPTYTQEAVADLREALSKAGVAQGQIHWEDRWRMGDVEKHWSPVLPQLQHSVISRLGNSAREQSVIMRELGERAKQEFAKLRERENAARELSV is encoded by the coding sequence ATGGTAGCTCCAGCACGTTTTCGCACTGCGCAATGGCTAAAAAAGGCAGGTTTTGCTCCACAAGTGTTTCTGTTTCGTAACCTGGAATCAGGTCAAGTGATATATTCGCAAGTGCCGGTGTTCAACCAGCATCAGATTGATGCCCTATTCCAACGCCCAGACTGGgccaacaagaagccctCTACAAGACGCGACATCTGGAGGTGCATGGCGGTAGTGGATCTGCGTAGTTACGAAGAGGGAGTGCATGTGTACCAGAACCTGTGTCGACTGCGCTACCTGCGGGATGTAACTCAGGTCAAAAAGGCGGACGCGCtcagaaagaaaaatgaggaCGGACACGTATGGTACAGCGCGCAGTACCGCCCCACCTACACTCAAGAGGCTGTCGCAGACCTGCGGGAGGCCTTGAGTAAGGCCGGAGTAGCGCAGGGCCAAATCCATTGGGAGGACCGCTGGCGGATGGGCGACGTCGAGAAGCACTGGAGTCCAGTTCTTCCCCAGCTACAGCACTCCGTGATTTCTCGCCTGGGAAACTCCGCGCGCGAGCAGTCCGTGATCATGCGCGAGCTTGGCGAGCGGGCTAAGCAGGAGTTCGCTAAGCTTCGTGAGCGAGAAAACGCGGCCCGTGAGCTATCCGTGTGA
- the NEL1 gene encoding GTPase-activating protein NEL1 (weakly similar to uniprot|P38769 Saccharomyces cerevisiae YHR035W Hypothetical ORF): protein MITPCFAVIPTSRLEAEQQLPYLLEPSHVDVLYESKVDGTEARTQYQICGFCGAAIMDKCVIFENQWVCGFCNKYNTLLEKPRSSSYISEVPESTEGQHMGEGNAQVLLVDLDTDGAEELGNLINSILSCLENCPNARFGLVTLCDGQATVYTPSGSQTLSSDDPTTLSKAKNLDIEFFRGKIQGSSPLWLDQNQTLNLIKTLSFKPSPMHNQRPKRATGLGLILASLYHSGSDFPTVVTAFISGPCTSGPGKVVPKSKKHHIRQHYDLESNRDKYFYPARSFYQSLIRTLSVNCFIACLDQVGIVEMAPLLVSVSQFDTFNDESFRVLSRNCIHNVSVDHQITVFASKGLLVDGCLGPVSRLDATQPVYSDTPSGVSGTNRWRCRASGLSLSLAFSFQIDTTATKEESHDKTPAHLAIQIHDLFQDQGKRYVKVDTIVICTTNNSATSATRSVPKSFDHIAALGCLMKQIAYDQFFKNHTNAFSLQQWRIKIDKLAARHSKVQSKHFSEFLEMIYRLKWTVLLQKRNTSPDEAAVFQHTILSQDSNICGLLCKPKVIIFTNESQFEPSNLNEQLLTAREAMCVDFGTSIMVRYLEDDSLIVKAEQFAQSLAQNNPLAPKVQKTRIKGSQDRYFISKLLPQGGLNTEDMSLEQFSANIRRMSQCM from the coding sequence ATGATAACTCCATGCTTCGCCGTAATACCGACATCCAGGCTAGAGGCTGAGCAACAGCTGCCTTACCTTCTAGAACCGAGCCATGTCGACGTACTTTACGAGTCAAAAGTTGATGGGACTGAGGCTAGAACGCAATATCAGATTTGCGGCTTCTGCGGGGCTGCGATCATGGACAAGTGTGTaatatttgaaaaccaATGGGTATGCGGCTTCTGCAACAAGTACAATACTTTACTCGAGAAACCGCGCTCGAGCTCATATATCTCTGAGGTGCCAGAGAGCACTGAAGGCCAGCACATGGGCGAAGGAAATGCACAAGTTCTGCTGGTAGATTTGGACACGGATGGAGCCGAAGAGTTGGGGAATCTCATAAACTCAATTTTGTCATGTCTCGAAAATTGTCCCAACGCGCGGTTTGGGCTGGTGACTTTGTGCGACGGGCAGGCAACGGTGTACACACCTTCTGGCAGCCAGACGCTCTCCAGCGATGATCCCACAACCCTTTCGAAAGCCAAAAACCTGGATATAGAGTTTTTCAGAGGGAAAATTCAGGGCTCCTCCCCTCTCTGGCTTGACCAGAACCAAACACTAAACCTCATCAAAACGCTCAGCTTCAAGCCCTCCCCAATGCACAATCAACGTCCAAAAAGAGCCACCGGTTTAGGGCTCATCTTAGCGAGTCTTTATCACAGCGGGTCTGACTTTCCGACTGTCGTGACAGCTTTTATAAGCGGTCCCTGTACGTCTGGCCCAGGGAAAGTTGTTCCAAAGAGTAAGAAACACCACATTCGTCAGCATTATGACCTAGAATCAAACCGTGATAAATACTTTTACCCTGCGAGGAGCTTCTACCAGTCGTTAATAAGAACGTTGTCCGTTAATTGCTTCATAGCCTGTTTGGACCAGGTTGGGATTGTTGAAATGGCCCCACTACTTGTGTCTGTATCTCAATTCGACACCTTCAACGACGAATCTTTTCGCGTTCTCTCTAGGAACTGCATACACAATGTTTCAGTCGACCATCAAATTACTGTTTTTGCGTCGAAAGGCTTACTAGTTGACGGTTGTCTCGGTCCGGTATCCAGACTTGACGCTACCCAGCCTGTTTATAGCGACACACCTTCTGGGGTATCGGGCACTAACCGCTGGAGATGTCGAGCTTCAGGATTGTCGCTTTCCTTGGCATTTTCATTTCAAATAGACACTACTGcaacaaaagaagagtCCCATGACAAGACACCGGCTCACTTAGCAATCCAGATACACGATTtatttcaagatcaaggaaaGCGTTACGTCAAAGTGGACACAATTGTGATATGCACTACCAACAATAGCGCTACATCCGCCACTCGTTcagttccaaaaagcttcgaCCATATCGCAGCATTAGGATGTCTCATGAAGCAAATCGCCTATGATCAGTTTTTTAAAAATCATACTAACGCTTTTAGTCTACAGCAGTGGCGAATTAAAATTGACAAGCTTGCTGCCCGGCACTCCAAGGTTCAATCGAAACATTTCTCGGAGTTCCTGGAAATGATTTACCGCCTTAAATGGACAGTCCTGTTGCAAAAGCGCAACACTTCGCCTGATGAAGCCGCTGTTTTTCAGCACACGATTTTATCTCAAGACTCCAATATATGCGGATTGCTATGCAAGCCCAAAGTTATCATTTTCACCAATGAAAGTCAGTTTGAGCCTTCCAACTTAAATGAGCAGCTATTGACAGCGCGAGAAGCGATGTGCGTGGATTTTGGTACCTCAATTATGGTGAGATACCTCGAAGACGATTCTTTGATTGTGAAAGCTGAGCAATTTGCGCAATCGCTAGCTCAAAACAACCCTTTAGCACCAAAAGTACAAAAGACTAGGATAAAAGGATCTCAGGATCGTTACTTCATTTCCAAACTGCTTCCTCAAGGAGGGCTGAATACCGAAGACATGTCTCTAGAACAGTTCTCTGCAAATATCAGAAGGATGTCTCAATGTATGTAG
- the HDA2 gene encoding Hda2p (similar to uniprot|Q06629 Saccharomyces cerevisiae YDR295C), with product MSDSKGLQDTYYLPIGLTSLQKDLVEILISIHTKSLLQYCKSDALSSFPECKSDTELVLPPLSAAQLTGMLAVNIRAAANHPCLLVEHYMPRQLLLMEPGERLIRASDKFRKMAMLLNSIFTRDRKRFPQPMHITILSHSVKELDIIEGYLLGKPIKLKRISGTSLFNEKHLYSDADTSSSTPVPTPTHTKDEYEYGEKKFKSRPSDTSDWLFLATTTHLSRAADLLDDYNIDMVIGFDPLIDENLESFERMRRNGKHVPLIKLLVKDSPDHYVLAHSKTNGHEGDLFLDSLLHFVHNRHEIVEQRQTEWIGDFVEEILSGNSQASLKLPPCNLANGEKNASLLDDLVNYTGHMKLSGGVFDLKAVNQDLDLKLYQNKIMDLIVRRLIECEQAYAVRQEQVLGKRLRETMRQNEIDQIKVESGQMYKKLKEGEGPLNDSTKRLNKAQNDVTKLKEQQEQIEQRRLALQTVAEDGNASEQLALKQEKLMNLRAELNTLIQENSRQAAANDELRLQYQARSSEAANESLVLKTLQKNRDELKARLEGPTVSINSSGALEQESRLREELVRVVQQSHFLQGYIKRIQKQYPINGSQSSKKPATAPGNSRTRSSRSSAPVYT from the coding sequence ATGAGCGACTCGAAGGGCCTTCAGGATACTTACTATCTTCCAATAGGGCTCACAAGCCTGCAAAAGGATCTAGTCGAAATATTGATATCGATCCACACTAAATCATTGTTACAGTACTGCAAGTCGGATGCCTTATCTAGCTTCCCTGAATGCAAGTCAGATACAGAGTTAGTTTTGCCGCCCTTATCGGCGGCCCAGCTCACTGGAATGTTGGCTGTCAACATTCGTGCCGCTGCTAACCATCCGTGCCTCTTGGTTGAACACTATATGCCTCGCCAGTTACTTCTGATGGAACCAGGTGAGCGCCTTATTCGGGCTAGTGACAAGTTCCGCAAAATGGCGATGCTCCTGAATTCAATTTTCACCAGAGACCGGAAACGCTTTCCGCAGCCAATGCACATCACCATTTTGTCGCATAGCGTCAAGGAGTTGGATATAATAGAGGGCTACCTTCTTGGTAAGCCTATAAAACTCAAGAGAATATCAGGTACAAGTTTGTTCAATGAGAAACATCTTTACAGTGATGCGGACACGAGTAGTAGTACACCAGTACCAACTCCGACACACACCAAAGATGAGTACGAATATGGagagaaaaagttcaagagtAGGCCTAGCGACACAAGTGACTGGCTATTTTTAGCCACCACGACGCACTTGTCGAGGGCAGctgatcttcttgatgactACAATATTGACATGGTCATTGGCTTCGACCCATTAATTGATGAAAACTTAGagtcttttgaaagaatgAGAAGAAATGGCAAGCACGTTCCGCTGATCAAACTTTTGGTTAAAGACTCGCCAGATCACTATGTTCTTGCCCACAGCAAAACAAACGGTCACGAAGGGGACCTTTTTCTCGATTCTCTCCTGCATTTTGTTCATAATAGACACGAAATAGTCGAACAACGCCAAACAGAATGGATAGGGGACTTTGTCGAGGAAATTCTAAGTGGAAATTCGCAGGCTAGCTTGAAGCTGCCACCCTGCAATTTAGCCAACGGTGAGAAAAATGCATCTCTCCTTGATGACTTAGTCAACTACACAGGCCACATGAAGCTTTCGGGCGGGGTATTTGACCTCAAAGCAGTGAATCAGGACTTGGATCTCAAACTTTATCAAAATAAGATTATGGACCTCATTGTACGAAGGCTGATTGAGTGCGAGCAAGCATATGCGGTCCGACAAGAACAGGTGTTGGGAAAAAGGCTGCGCGAAACTATGCGACAGAACGAGATCGACCAGATCAAAGTTGAGAGCGGGCAAATGtacaagaaactcaaagaaggcGAAGGTCCTCTGAATGACTCTACCAAGAGGCTAAACAAAGCCCAGAATGACGTcacaaagttgaaagagCAGCAGGAGCAAATTGAGCAACGGAGATTAGCGCTCCAAACTGTTGCAGAGGATGGGAACGCTTCCGAACAGCTAGCGCTcaagcaagaaaagctgatgaacttgagagcAGAGCTGAATACACTAATCCAGGAAAATTCACgccaagctgctgcaaaCGACGAACTACGTTTGCAGTACCAAGCTAGGTCTTCGGAGGCTGCGAATGAATCTCTGGTCCTGAAAACACTACAGAAGAACAGGGACGAGCTCAAGGCTCGACTCGAGGGCCCCACTGTGTCCATCAACTCCAGCGGCGCGTTGGAACAAGAATCTCGTCTTCGCGAAGAGCTAGTGCGCGTTGTTCAACAGTCCCACTTCCTCCAAGGGTACATCAAGAGGATACAGAAGCAGTATCCAATCAACGGTTCCCAGTCATCCAAAAAACCCGCAACTGCACCGGGGAATTCCagaacaagaagcagcagATCCTCTGCACCTGTCTACACCTGA
- the DPL1 gene encoding sphinganine-1-phosphate aldolase DPL1 (similar to uniprot|Q05567 Saccharomyces cerevisiae YDR294C DPL1 Dihydrosphingosine phosphate lyase regulates intracellular levels of sphingolipid long-chain base phosphates (LCBPs) degrades phosphorylated long chain bases prefers C16 dihydrosphingosine-l-phosphate as a substrate) has product MFGGTEDSKLPRWGSWISSVQEILAKQLQENLPFFILATLLIYKATSCIWYYVGGFGIKESSRMLRNRIGRPIFKIITSSFILKSSVDKEVEKSLRAVESSLMKDDARLKNFDQLPTDGLQDQTVLEELDLSQKVLAHSDWEGGKVSGAVYHGGQELIHLQSQAFEKCCVANQLHPDVFPAVRKMESEVVSMILKMFHAPEVTGCGTTTSGGTESLLLACLSAKMFALRQKSISKPEIIVPVTAHAAFNKAAYYFGLKLRHAPLDPKTFKVDLKRVRRLINSNTVLIVGSAPNFPHGIVDDIEGLGQLAERYKIPLHVDCCLGSFVIAFMEKAGYRDIPAFDFRVPGVTSISCDTHKYGFAPKGSSVIMYRNRELRMNQYYLLSDWVGGLYGSPTLAGSRPGALVVGCWATMLRMGEKGYINSCKEIVSTARELKKFIHEEIPELCIIGDPLCSVVAFTSDQIDVHELSDKLAKQGWHLSALQNPPALHLAVTWLTRPALPELMRTLQEVVKELSSEPNKKPSSDGTSALYGVAGSVKTSGVVDRLLVGFLDTLYKTKRDY; this is encoded by the coding sequence ATGTTTGGTGGAACTGAAGACAGCAAACTCCCGCGCTGGGGAAGCTGGATTAGCAGTGTCCAGGAAATTTTAGCAAAACAACTACAAGAAAACCTACCTTTCTTTATACTTGCGACCTTGTTGATTTACAAAGCAACCTCTTGTATATGGTACTATGTGGGGGGTTTTGGAATCAAGGAAAGCTCTCGGATGCTGCGTAATCGCATAGGCAGGCCaatattcaaaataatAACTTCTTCCTTCATTCTCAAGTCGTCCGTCGACAAAGAAGTGGAGAAATCACTTAGAGCTGTGGAGAGCAGCTTGATGAAGGATGACGCACGATTAAAAAATTTCGACCAACTTCCTACAGATGGTCTTCAAGATCAGACGGTACTCGAGGAGCTAGACCTCTCCCAAAAGGTTCTTGCACATTCTGACTGGGAAGGTGGAAAAGTGTCAGGCGCAGTTTATCATGGCGGTCAAGAATTAATCCATTTACAAAGCCaagctttcgaaaaatGTTGTGTCGCAAACCAACTTCACCCAGACGTGTTTCCTGCGGTTAGGAAAATGGAGTCAGAAGTAGTGTCAATGATTCTAAAGATGTTCCATGCTCCTGAAGTTACAGGGTGTGGTACAACAACATCAGGCGGCACGGAATCCCTTCTGTTAGCGTGCCTGAGCGCCAAAATGTTCGCGCTACGGCAGAAGTCTATTTCAAAGCCCGAAATTATTGTTCCCGTAACTGCGCACGCGGCGTTCAATAAGGCTGCATACTATTTTGGACTGAAGCTGCGGCATGCCCCTCTCGATCCGAAGACTTTCAAAGTCGATTTGAAGAGAGTCCGGAGGTTAATCAACTCCAACACTGTCCTTATTGTGGGCTCTGCACCAAACTTTCCCCATGGCATAGTTGATGATATCGAGGGATTAGGCCAACTTGCAGAGCGGTACAAAATTCCGCTGCATGTTGATTGCTGCCTAGGCTCATTTGTCATTGCATTCATGGAGAAAGCAGGCTATAGAGACATCCCTGCATTCGACTTTAGAGTGCCAGGTGTAACTTCGATTTCATGCGACACGCATAAGTATGGGTTTGCTCCTAAGGGGTCCTCTGTTATCATGTACAGGAACAGGGAACTTCGGATGAACCAGTACTACCTTCTGTCTGATTGGGTCGGTGGCTTGTATGGCTCGCCAACGCTAGCCGGTAGTCGACCTGGTGCACTTGTTGTTGGTTGTTGGGCAACAATGCTCCGCATGGGTGAAAAAGGCTACATAAATTCATGCAAGGAAATAGTCAGCACAGCACGGGAGCTTAAGAAGTTCATCCATGAGGAAATTCCTGAGCTTTGCATTATTGGAGACCCCCTTTGCTCTGTGGTGGCATTCACGTCTGACCAAATTGATGTTCATGAGCTGTCAGACAAGTTGGCAAAGCAGGGCTGGCACTTAAGCGCCCTTCAAAATCCACCAGCCCTTCACCTCGCAGTAACATGGCTGACTAGACCCGCATTGCCAGAGCTAATGCGCACCCTACAAGAGGTTGTGAAAGAATTAAGCTCTGAACCTAACAAGAAGCCATCATCAGATGGTACCAGTGCACTGTACGGTGTCGCAGGCAGCGTAAAAACTAGTGGCGTTGTAGACCGACTGCTAGTTGGGTTCCTGGACACCCTTTACAAAACTAAGCGCGACTATTGA